In the Microscilla marina ATCC 23134 genome, AATGAACCGGGATTTTTTGTTGCCCCAAAAAATTATACAAAGCGCTGTTAGCGTCTAAACTGCCCAGTACACACAATTCGTTAATATCATTAATGGGCAAATAGGTAGGTTTTTTAGCATTGCCCTCAGCATCTACCGGAGTAAACTTCAGGCTACGGTTATTTTTCGACAACCTACCAGGGTTGAACAGATAATAAGTTTTAGGCATAGAATTTTTCTGTTTTAAAGGTCTTCTTCTGTTACTTCTTCGGCATAACAAAACTCAAAATAACTACATCTACGGCAAAACGACTTCTTGAGCCGGGCAGGGCATTTGGTCTGGGCAATCAACTGTTCAATGGCTGCCAGTTGCTCAGGTATTTCTACTAAATCAATACTGGTGAGTAGTACCTCTTGGATTTTGCGCAGTTTGGGGTATTCCAACAGCCCTTTTGCATCAGTGATTCCTTGTTGATACAACAAATAAAGGTAATACTTTACTTGAGCAATGTGGGCTTCCTCCATCTTGTCCGATTTCTTTACTTCGTGGACAATACGCCGATGAGGATCATAAAAATCAATTTTAGCAATGCCCAAATCCAGCTCCGTATAACGCACGGGGCGTTGGGGGTAAGCAGCTTCGCCAATGAGTTTACCTTCATAAACCGTGTCAGAAGTATGCTCCATGGTAATGCCCGCCGCAAACAACCATAGCTTGCGGTGGCATATATGATAATAATTGAGGTGAGTAGGCGTGATTTGCATGGCTTAAGTTTTAAAGTTGATTATCGTCTATCCAGGTAATCTCTTCATCGTTTAACAAACCCAGGGCAGGGTCATATTTTTTGCGGGTTTCAAAATAGTCGATTTGTATATATCCATCCTTGTCGCCCTGTTTGCTCATCGTAAAATGATTGGTACGCACCAAGTGATTATCAAGCCACCCCTTAAATTTACCCTCTCGCACCTGCACCTTGAGATTTTCGGCATTGATAAAATCAAAATCCTTCAAATACTCCTCAAACTGGGCGCGTTGCGCTTGCGGCAATACCTTTATCCCGTCAAACTGTCTATAGAATTCCTCTTCTTTAGTTTTAGAATGCACCAACGGCGAAAGTGTCTTCAATGATTGCTTCAAATACCCATAAGTCTTATCAAACTCCTTTTGTCCAGCCTCGTCCCAGGCAGGGTATACCTCGTCTATAAAATCCTGCAATTGATTTTCGTTGATCACCCCTTGATTGTTTACCGCGTTTCTTTCAAAAATCTCCAGAGTTTTGTCTACCACTTGCTTGTTATAAATGTAAGTATCTGCCTTGTTACTTTGCTTAAATACCACACAGCGGCAAATCCCTTTTTTTTGTTGGCGGTTTACCCTGCCAAATCGTTGAATAAGGGCGTCTATAGGAGCAGGTTCGCTATAAATTACATCATAGTCAATATCTAAGCTCACTTCTATAGCCTGAGTACCTATCAACAGTTGTACTACAGGGCTGGCATCTTGCGTATTCTCCCCCTTGAGCAACCGCTGTTCTTTTTGGTTGCGGTCTGCCCCATTAAAAGCCCCATGCAACAGTATTTTGGTGGCGCTGTGTTCAGCAAAGTATTGATAAGTCTCCTGGGCTTGTTTGACGGTGTTGCATACCACCAATACCTTTTTGCCAGCGTTGAGTTCTCCTTCAATCAAGGGGTAGTTATCTGCTAATAAGCCTTCTTGGAGCACCACTTGGTGTCTTCTAAAACTTTGGTACAAAGCCGCATCTGCTTCTATCTCTTGCGGGTTGCCCAAGACTTGCCTCAATTCTTGCTTGAGAAAGCGTGGCAAAGTAGCCGTCATAATCATCACCTGGCTATGCAAATGCTGGGTCATAAACTCCAGCAATACCTTGATCTGAGCCGCTACCTGGGGGCTATAGGCGTGTATCTCGTCAAAAATCAAATAGCTGCCTACCCATTCAAACACCCCTTGTTCGAAGCCCCGCAAGCCAAACAAATGCTTCAGCAATTGGAAAGGAGTCACCACTTTTATGGGAGTCAGTATATGCTTAAACTTTTCCCTTAACTCTCTTATCTTTTCTTTCCGTTCGCTGGTAGTATATTGGTGTTCCTCAAAATAATGACTCAAATAAGCACTCAATTTACCGTGCAGCATGCCCACCTTTTTGGTTGCTTCGGTGTCCATATCTTTGCTAAGTCGCTCATACATGGCATTGATAGACGCAGTAAAAGGTAAGATATAAAAAGCCCTGCCTTGCCCAGTGTGTGCCAATTGGTTTTTGAGCCAAAGCAAAGCGCTTTCTGTTTTGCCCGAACCCGTAGGCGCAGTTAAAATCAAATGTCCCTTTACCCTGCTACATAGTTTTTGGTGGGTATAAAAGTCCTTGCCCCCCAATTGCAACCTGATGCGCAAATGACGCAAAAACTCAAAGTCATAGTTTTCTAATTTAGGCAAATGAGCAACCCTTGCCGAACCCAAATGATCGCAATGTTTCAGGGCACCAAACAACAGCAACAAAAACCAGTAATTGGGATGGCTTGATACCCAAGGTCGTTTTTTATACCTTCTCACAAAACCTTCAATATCAATTGCCTGAATAGTTGTTATTTTTACCGCATAAGAATGTAACAACTCCTTTACCTTCGGTTGATCTACATAGGCGTAAAAAACTTCATGAAAAGTCTCTCTATCATCATCAAAAGAAAACTCATCTGCCCCATAAGTTTTTTCTATAAAATCAGTCAAAAGCACCTGAAAGTTTTTGTGATGCCCTGCCACCACTAACATCAGCACCTCCTGAATGGCCTCATCTATATCAAAAGCCTTGATAAAAGGCACCGAAAACAATTCATGCCTTTGGCGGTTCCACTCATTCTTTTTATCCCTCAGTAGTTTTTGAAACTCCTGGTGTGCCTTGCCCAAATCATGAAAAACAATGGCAAGCCACAACACCTCCCAAAATCGTTCAAAACCAGGCAGTTTGTCTATAGCAGGAAACAATGTGGGCAAGTATTTATGTATGCCCAAGCAATCATCTATATGTTGTTTTAGCGTAAGCGGTGGGGTTGATTTTGCCAGTATATCCATAGTTGAGATGGTTTGTTAAATGATATCACTGCTTCTCGGCTAGGCAACCCAAAAAGCAGGGATAAAAAGCATACTAAAAACTTAAGTCGTGAAAATAAACATCTACCTCTTTCTCCTCATCCCTAAACGCCTCCAGGCGAGCACTTACCCCTTGCCCATGTCCAATCACCGAGTAAGGCTCTACCCCTAAATTGTTTCGCGGAAAAGAGTCAGTAAAGTATTTAGGCAAAGCTTGTATTTGCCCTGGTAATTGATGCTTACTAAAAGGCACTACTTGCCCCCTGAGTTGGTCGGCATGATCTCTGGGTACCAAGCTACACTCACGAACCCCCCCTGCTATACTAGCCAAGTCATTCATCCTGCCCAATACAATGGGATACACAGGCGAACGAAAGTAATCGGCCACTTCTTGGCTGGTCACATACAAGCGTAAAAATGCCTCAAACAAAAACTCCCTCCGAATAATGTTAGATTTGGCATGGTTGCTTGGCATCCCCTTGTGTGCCCCAATTTGGTAAATCGTTTCCAGGTCAACCGCTTTGCTTTGGTACTCAAAATAATACCCCAATTTTAGCGTACTATGTGCCACATAGTGCCCCGCAGCAGCATTGATGAGCCCCAACACGGTACTTACTGGAGGCACCTCCAGCGTAGGCTGAAAACCACTGATAAGGTTGGGGTAACGAAAACTAGCCGTCCAGCTCGTAATATCTATTTTGAAAACCCTCATTATTCCACCTGGTTTTCTACCTGAGCACAATATTGGTCAATGGCCTGATTGACCGAACATAATTCTACGTTGTCAAACTTGTCTGCCAATGCTTGCAACACTTCATGGTACTCATCCATAAAACCATTGCGCTTTCCTATATACACTGTACCTTTCAACTGCTCCTTATAATCTGTCAACACCTCCTCTAAACCCGCAATATTGAGTTCTGCATTTTCTTGGTAAGCCCCCCCGTTTTTGGCAATGTGCGAAAAAGGGTGATTGCCAGTGGTAGTAGTTGCCAATACAATAAACTTAGGCGTTACATCTGCCATATTATTGGTTTGCATTGCCCCCCCCGAAATAGTTTTGAGTGCCCCAATGGTGTCCTTCATTCGTTGTATCCTTACCTCTTTGGGCAATTGTACCAATTGGTGCGCATTGCCCTTGCCATCTTTTACAAAAGGGTCGGCCAGTTCAGTGGCTCCACCCGCCAAAGCCTCAGCCCTCAGTTTCTCCGTCAGATTTTTAAACCCCGTTTTGTTATAACTGGCAAAAGTACCTACCTGCCCCATATCCAACGAAAACATCCCCTTCATCACCGCACTGTATTCTTCTTTGCTATAAGGCACCGAGTCCCCCTCTTGACGCGCCATACTCGACCAGTTTTCGACAGTGCGGGTAGCTGCCACCGATATAATGGCAGAGTTTCTGAGCGGCGAACTTCTGGTAACCGTTACATCTACTTTTTGCTCTTTGCCCCCCTTACTAAGCACAGGCTCCCCTTGATCATCTGTTTTTACCTCCTTGGCAGCTTTCATATACCCAAACACATCATCATCGGCAAATGTAATAGGGTTGGCGGCCGTAAAAGCAATTTTCTTATCTCTGATTACAGGCGATAAATCCCAGCCATAGTTTTTTTGAAGCGTATCGCGCCACCAATAACGCCAGGCTTGCCCCGACACATAAGTGTAAGCTTTGCCATTCTTGTAAATCTTTTTGGTAGCCATTGCATTGTCAAAGTTACTAGAGTTACTTTTTCCCGCATTGTTCAACGCCACCACATCTACATCAATCAATATAAAACCTTGTATTTTTAAGCTCATCAGTTTATTGGTTTATAGTTTCGGTTTCTTCTTCTTTATCACCTTCCGACGACTCCAGGGCTATTTGCATTTGGTGCTCGTGCAGCTTTTGATAAATACCTATCAGCAACAAATCCCTGATTTCCCGCCAATTAATTCCCTCAGGAAAAAGGTATTGAGTATACTCCTCTAAGGTAATGAGTGGGGTTTGTTCGCCATTCTGGTAATGTTGCCCTACCCATTTCAATAGCACCTGACGCACTTCATGGGTGCTTTTGCATCCCCTCAGGCGCGTAATAGTACGCTTTATTTTGTCCTCTTCTTTTTGCCGGATCACAAAATCGGCGAGTTCCTTAATTTTATTCAGCGTATGCTTGTCCATATTTCTGATATGAGTTTGGTAAATTTCAACAATCTTAAAATTAAAGGGGTATTTTTTACTCCAGTTGAGTATCTCTGCTAAGATAGGTTGGTTGAGCAGCAACTTGTTGTAAATGGAGTTGCTCCAGTTTTTGTATTCGCCATACTTTGCCACCTTGGTTTTATCCTCCCAAACAGCGCTGGTACGATTGAACTTGATATTCTTAAATTTGCTATTATGATAATGCGCACTTACAAACCCTTGCCAATCGTCTCGGTAACGAGGGTTGAGGCACGTCAGGTAAAACCTAAAGGCCGTAGAGTGGAGGTGATAGAGTTGTACTTCAGGGCTTGCGCCAAAATTGGTAAAATGATAGATGTTAAAAGCAATGTCTTTGAGCTTTGACCTGTCATCAACCACTGTTTTCAAATCACTCACACAATCATCAATAAAGCCAAACAAAGCACTGGCAGGGTTTTTCAAACTTGACTTCAGCACCCCTTCCGAAGCACCAGTGGCAATGCCCTGTATATTTTCCTGGCAATTTTTCAACACAAAGTATTTACTTACCTCAAGGTCATTACTTTGAATAAGCGCAATTTTGTCGCTTACCTGTAGCAAGCCAAAAGGCACGAAAAATATGCGAATGAGCACCTCCTTCGACAAAGTCAAACCACTCTCAAAAGCCGAATGAAAATTGATAAACGTGCCCGAACCCGACAAAATATGGTTGTCTCTACCCGCATAAAATAACTTGGTTTTTCGGCCCGTTATCCTACAATACCCCTCCTGAAACGCTCTCTTGTCTTGGATCAGTTCTTTAAAATACTTCAGCGTTTCATCTATTTTCTTTTGCCCCTTAAAAGCCGGTTGGGTAATCGTAGAGTTCAAGAAAAAAGCATTGAGTTTGCCCGACCAGTTATTTACGTATATATCGGTCATGCTTTCAATCAAACCCAACACGTCTTTACCTGGGTGCAGGCGGGCAAAGTAGTCCATCACCACGCCCCCCACATCTACAAAAGGGTCCCCTGTAGGTTTAGTAAGCCACTTATACGCTATGTTTTCAATTGTTTTTTTCATTTTAGTGAGGGTTAGAAATGATACCAAGTCTGATTGAAAACCCATACAAACTCACTGTGAATGAAGGTATTGAGTAATTCAAGCGTCTCAAATAACTATCTCTTGTAGTGGGCTTTTGGCAAGACCAACACAATGCACATTCTTCGCTATTGTTACCCGCTCTCTTGGTCAGCTGCGCTTAAGACCAAGAGGAGGAGGGCAAGCTTAGTGAGGGTTAGAAATGATAAATCTAGCTTGATACGGACAGTTGTAGTATTAAATATGCGTTTACAACCTTACCCAAGCAGGTATTTTATAGATGCCTGTGCTGTTTAATTGGCATTAAGCTCACAGCGTTCGGTTTCTTAGTGAAAATTTTATAGATACGTCAGCTACCATCGACTGTTGACTTCCATCTACCGATTTTATAAACCATTAAAAATCAATACATTATAAAATCGGTAAGTTGCTTGTAGAGCCGCCTCAAACTTGAAGCACCGATATGCATCGGCATCTAAGGACTTGAGGCTGTAGGGGCTATTGACTAAAGTGATTATATCACCTCCACCATCCCAAAACCTTGAGCACAATTACTCCCAAAGCCTCCATAAAACCCTACTTTGAGCATTTCAGGAGGAGCCGTGAGCTCAAAGTCAAACAAACAACCTTTAACCTTGATTCCTTGCTTTAGCCAAGGCTTGAGCGTAATAAGTTTAGAGCTCATCTTGCCATTGTTAAGCACCTCTAGTTGGGGGGGTATCTGAGTATTTGACCCATTGTGGGGGAGTTGTTGACTCAGGTAGGTTTGATGCTTACTACGCAGGTTTTCTATAAAAATTTCATGGTACAACGCATCGCCAGGAGCCAGGTAAGTACAATGTTTATTATGCTTGTTTTTGCGGGTAATGATCAAGGGCGATTGGCAGCTAAAGCGCATCATTTCACCAAACGCCACTGTCGGCAACATCTCTATTTGCTCTATCAAAAAGTCATTGTGGGCAAAAGCATCATTGATGTATAAGTGCTGGTCTTGAAAAACACCCGCCACAAACTTTTCTACGGTTTTATCCACCAAAAACGAAGTCTCAAGGTGAACAACAGGTGCATTGATAAGCATTCTGCTTTCTCTCATTTGCCACTTTCCGCGTGGAATCTTCAACTGCCCAAAAGTGAAATACTTAAACCTCTTTCCCTCGCCTTCATAGCCTTTGTCGTGCAGAAAAGCCGCATATTGGGCATCAGCAAGCTCAAGCAAACGATAAATATTTGCCGAAATATAAGATTGGTAATTGATAGGAATATTGCAAGGAGTAGACAGCCTCCTTAAGGTAAGACGAAATCGCATAAGCCAGATGTTTAATGTTTGAGTTAATTTGGTTTATAAGTATACAATAGTATCGTTTTTTTTCTAATATTACAAATCAAAATCAAAGGCGTGCAAAAAAAACGTCCTACTCAATTTTTTTTTCAAAAATCCTTTAAAAATGACAACCACCCCGAAAGCCCGTGCTCAAAGAATCAGAAAAATCCACGAACAACTGAAGCTGTTTACTGATGGAACAGTACCCAAGAAAAAACTCATTGAAATATGCAATTCATCCGAAAGAACCCTCAAAGCTGACTTGAAGTACATGCGCGAAGAATACGACGCTCCCGTCAAGTTCAATTGGAAAACCAAAGGCTATTACTATACTGAAGGTGATTTTGAACTGCTTGCTCAAACCATAGCCCTGTCGGCCGAAGAACTCAATGCTTTAAAAATGACTGCTTCTGCCCTGGAACAGTTCCAGGGATTAGAC is a window encoding:
- the cas4 gene encoding CRISPR-associated protein Cas4 — encoded protein: MQITPTHLNYYHICHRKLWLFAAGITMEHTSDTVYEGKLIGEAAYPQRPVRYTELDLGIAKIDFYDPHRRIVHEVKKSDKMEEAHIAQVKYYLYLLYQQGITDAKGLLEYPKLRKIQEVLLTSIDLVEIPEQLAAIEQLIAQTKCPARLKKSFCRRCSYFEFCYAEEVTEEDL
- a CDS encoding CRISPR-associated helicase/endonuclease Cas3 — its product is MDILAKSTPPLTLKQHIDDCLGIHKYLPTLFPAIDKLPGFERFWEVLWLAIVFHDLGKAHQEFQKLLRDKKNEWNRQRHELFSVPFIKAFDIDEAIQEVLMLVVAGHHKNFQVLLTDFIEKTYGADEFSFDDDRETFHEVFYAYVDQPKVKELLHSYAVKITTIQAIDIEGFVRRYKKRPWVSSHPNYWFLLLLFGALKHCDHLGSARVAHLPKLENYDFEFLRHLRIRLQLGGKDFYTHQKLCSRVKGHLILTAPTGSGKTESALLWLKNQLAHTGQGRAFYILPFTASINAMYERLSKDMDTEATKKVGMLHGKLSAYLSHYFEEHQYTTSERKEKIRELREKFKHILTPIKVVTPFQLLKHLFGLRGFEQGVFEWVGSYLIFDEIHAYSPQVAAQIKVLLEFMTQHLHSQVMIMTATLPRFLKQELRQVLGNPQEIEADAALYQSFRRHQVVLQEGLLADNYPLIEGELNAGKKVLVVCNTVKQAQETYQYFAEHSATKILLHGAFNGADRNQKEQRLLKGENTQDASPVVQLLIGTQAIEVSLDIDYDVIYSEPAPIDALIQRFGRVNRQQKKGICRCVVFKQSNKADTYIYNKQVVDKTLEIFERNAVNNQGVINENQLQDFIDEVYPAWDEAGQKEFDKTYGYLKQSLKTLSPLVHSKTKEEEFYRQFDGIKVLPQAQRAQFEEYLKDFDFINAENLKVQVREGKFKGWLDNHLVRTNHFTMSKQGDKDGYIQIDYFETRKKYDPALGLLNDEEITWIDDNQL
- the cas5b gene encoding type I-B CRISPR-associated protein Cas5b; protein product: MRVFKIDITSWTASFRYPNLISGFQPTLEVPPVSTVLGLINAAAGHYVAHSTLKLGYYFEYQSKAVDLETIYQIGAHKGMPSNHAKSNIIRREFLFEAFLRLYVTSQEVADYFRSPVYPIVLGRMNDLASIAGGVRECSLVPRDHADQLRGQVVPFSKHQLPGQIQALPKYFTDSFPRNNLGVEPYSVIGHGQGVSARLEAFRDEEKEVDVYFHDLSF
- the cas7i gene encoding type I-B CRISPR-associated protein Cas7/Cst2/DevR, giving the protein MSLKIQGFILIDVDVVALNNAGKSNSSNFDNAMATKKIYKNGKAYTYVSGQAWRYWWRDTLQKNYGWDLSPVIRDKKIAFTAANPITFADDDVFGYMKAAKEVKTDDQGEPVLSKGGKEQKVDVTVTRSSPLRNSAIISVAATRTVENWSSMARQEGDSVPYSKEEYSAVMKGMFSLDMGQVGTFASYNKTGFKNLTEKLRAEALAGGATELADPFVKDGKGNAHQLVQLPKEVRIQRMKDTIGALKTISGGAMQTNNMADVTPKFIVLATTTTGNHPFSHIAKNGGAYQENAELNIAGLEEVLTDYKEQLKGTVYIGKRNGFMDEYHEVLQALADKFDNVELCSVNQAIDQYCAQVENQVE
- a CDS encoding type I-B CRISPR-associated protein Cas8b1/Cst1 — its product is MKKTIENIAYKWLTKPTGDPFVDVGGVVMDYFARLHPGKDVLGLIESMTDIYVNNWSGKLNAFFLNSTITQPAFKGQKKIDETLKYFKELIQDKRAFQEGYCRITGRKTKLFYAGRDNHILSGSGTFINFHSAFESGLTLSKEVLIRIFFVPFGLLQVSDKIALIQSNDLEVSKYFVLKNCQENIQGIATGASEGVLKSSLKNPASALFGFIDDCVSDLKTVVDDRSKLKDIAFNIYHFTNFGASPEVQLYHLHSTAFRFYLTCLNPRYRDDWQGFVSAHYHNSKFKNIKFNRTSAVWEDKTKVAKYGEYKNWSNSIYNKLLLNQPILAEILNWSKKYPFNFKIVEIYQTHIRNMDKHTLNKIKELADFVIRQKEEDKIKRTITRLRGCKSTHEVRQVLLKWVGQHYQNGEQTPLITLEEYTQYLFPEGINWREIRDLLLIGIYQKLHEHQMQIALESSEGDKEEETETINQ
- the cas6 gene encoding CRISPR-associated endoribonuclease Cas6, encoding MRFRLTLRRLSTPCNIPINYQSYISANIYRLLELADAQYAAFLHDKGYEGEGKRFKYFTFGQLKIPRGKWQMRESRMLINAPVVHLETSFLVDKTVEKFVAGVFQDQHLYINDAFAHNDFLIEQIEMLPTVAFGEMMRFSCQSPLIITRKNKHNKHCTYLAPGDALYHEIFIENLRSKHQTYLSQQLPHNGSNTQIPPQLEVLNNGKMSSKLITLKPWLKQGIKVKGCLFDFELTAPPEMLKVGFYGGFGSNCAQGFGMVEVI
- a CDS encoding helix-turn-helix transcriptional regulator gives rise to the protein MTTTPKARAQRIRKIHEQLKLFTDGTVPKKKLIEICNSSERTLKADLKYMREEYDAPVKFNWKTKGYYYTEGDFELLAQTIALSAEELNALKMTASALEQFQGLDIFKDVRGIFQKLDNAMKYKILQTSAEPYVVFEYAPSFDGSHLISFFYQAIEDRRTVAFNHKKFTHTQIKEYVIRP